A single genomic interval of Aphidius gifuensis isolate YNYX2018 linkage group LG6, ASM1490517v1, whole genome shotgun sequence harbors:
- the LOC122858621 gene encoding DNA polymerase subunit gamma-1, mitochondrial, producing the protein MMRTKLKWINIYKCLNYFDNNLYYHTTKATRLSSNTKIVRIRKINKKQNNITPKETSAVNKNHQQFNINKNNELTKLNNDFIQKNIKINSSTEVLNCHENINDKSIWEDVDSPEHSIVNNKKSETNCKSEELKENIDNQNETRYNKLNMQMLSRSLHKQIFANLNNADVPDEIIDASKRDLNAFNMNIEDTVYTPDVDIDLPPLEGKDLIEHFLNISTAQAAPYLKLAEKIINDIPEMPETWVFQEGWTRYCDGKIERVDYPLEEAMIFDVEVCVKDGPLPTLATAVTNSAWYSWVSKTLIESNGMPAESISFTPDYLIPIESCQNDNGRKQTSHQTKAKIVIGHNVSYDRARIKEQYWLNQTGTRFIDTMSLHISVSGMNSYQRAQVMASKNKPIDEDWQDITSLNNLADVYKLYCGEHHEKSSRDVFVKGDLEEIKLKFQELMHYCATDVVATHKIIKILFPLFKNRFPHPATFAGMLELSTSYLPVNSNWKRYIEESESTFQDLNYEAKLCLSKRADEVCKLIHNDKYKNDLWMWDEDWSTQIIKMKKKLTKKEQEKNKIIEDSNKSNEISDAKKYLSDDEEDEIDPLVEKFKYLESTKYLLPARKPHMPGYPAWYRKLCTKDKKKKDEDDAEDVADEIKYQPGLHNISTSMKITPKLLNLTWENYPLHYIKEHGWGFLVPYNNDPDIETKLPINQLLSQCPLPNNFTYDPDTDYAMSTLRTDVQDELHKTEFWRDKKRQINWNKKKKEPHPETFYKGSGIWCNVDIDNCAWFYKLPHKDGPKSNVGNPLAKDYLNKFSENVLAGLDSSATEVLKISKMVSYWRNSRDRIMSQLVIWLNGESLPTLARRKSEKHETYGAIIPQIVVSGTLTRRATESTWMTASNAHIERVGSELRSMVQAPPGYNIVGADVDSQELWIASLIGDSSSGIHGATPFGWMTLIGSKPKGTDMHSVTANAVGISRDHAKIINYARIYGAGQKFAERLLKQFNPSMTDADALAKSKKMFAITKGKKLYTIKKEYHDEEFIDNKKTYSPWEAQNIAKLYGKSIDEMFGLGKWTGGSESQMFNKLEDIACCEAPVTPFLKSRLSRALEVDADNKDKYLPTKINWVVQSGAVDFLHLMLVSMRWLMKDNARFCLSFHDEIRYIVPSRYKYNAALAMHVTNLLTRSYCSARIGIYDLPMSVAFFASVEVDTVLRKDAGVDCKTPSNPHGLENGYGVPPGETVDILKAIEKSGGSLGPAHSKIIKNKKSSKSTDDNEQI; encoded by the exons atgatgagaacaaaattaaaatggataaatatttacaagtgtttaaattattttgacaataatttatattatcatacaACAAAAGCAACAAGGTTATCATCAAACACCAAGATTGTGAggattagaaaaataaataaaaaacagaacAACATAACCCCAAAAGAAACATCAGCTGTaaacaaaaatcatcaacaatttaacataaataaaaataatgaattgacaaaattaaataatgattttattcaaaaaaatatcaagataaaTTCTTCAACAGAAGTATTAAAttgtcatgaaaatattaatgataaaagtaTTTGGGAAGATGTTGATTCACCAGAGCATTCAATagtcaataacaaaaaatcagaaacaaattgtaaatcagaagaattaaaagaaaatatagatAATCAAAATGAAACGAGATATAACAAATTAAACATGCAAATGTTATCAAGAAGTTTGCACAAACAAATATTTGCTAACTTGAATAATGCTGATGTACCAGATGAAATAATTGATGCATCAAAACGTGATTTAAATGCTTTTAATATGAACATTGAGGATACTGTTTATACACCTGATGTTGACATTGATTTACCACCTCTTGAAGGCAAAGATTTAATTgagcattttttaaatatatcaacagcTCAAGCTGCACCATATTTAAAGCtagctgaaaaaataataaatgacattCCTGAGATGCCAGAGACGTGGGTATTTCAAGAAGGCTGGACaag ATATTGTGATGGTAAAATTGAACGTGTTGATTATCCACTTGAAGAAGCAATGATATTTGACGTTGAAGTTTGTGTTAAAGATGGTCCATTACCAACACTGGCAACAGCTGTTACAAATTCAGCTTGGTACAGTTGGGTATCAAAGACATTGATTGAATCAAATGGTATGCCAGCTGAAAGTATATCATTCACACCAGATTATTTAATTCCCATTGAAAGTTGTCAAAATGACAATGGTAGAAAACAAACTAGTCATCAAACAAAAGCTAAAATTGTCATTGGTCATAATGTCTCATATGATCGTGCAAGAATTAAAGAACAATATTGGTTAAATCAAACTGGCACAAGATTCATTGACACAATGTCACTTCATATTTCAGTAAGTGGAATGAATAGCTATCAACGAGCTCAAGTTATGGCcagtaaaaataaaccaattgaTGAAGATTGGCAAGATAtaacatcattaaataatttagctgatgtttataaattgtattgtGGTGAACATcatgaaaaatcatcaagagATGTTTTTGTCAAGGGTGATcttgaagaaattaaattaaaatttcaagaattAATGCATTATTGTGCTACTGATGTTGTTGCAacacataaaattataaaaatattatttccattatttaaaaatagatttccACATCCAGCAACATTTGCTGGTATGCTTGAATTAAGTACATCATATTTACCAGTTAATTCAAATTGGAAAAGATACATTGAAGAATCAGAATCAACATTTCAAGATCTTAATTATGAAGCTAAACTTTGTCTATCAAAAAGAGCTGATGaagtttgtaaattaatacataatgataaatataaaaatgatttatggATGTGGGATGAAGATTGGAGtacacaaattattaaaatgaaaaaaaaattaactaaaaaagaacaagaaaaaaataaaattattgaagatAGCAATAAAAGCAATGAAATATCTGatgctaaaaaatatttatcagatgatgaagaagatgaaaTTGATccacttgttgaaaaatttaaatatttagaatCAACAAAGTATTTATTACCAGCAAGAAAACCTCATATGCCTGGTTATCCAGCATGGTATCGTAAATTATGTAcaaaagataagaaaaaaaaagatgaagatgatgctGAAGATGTtgctgatgaaataaaatatcagcCTGGTTTACACAACATAAGtacatcaatgaaaataacaccaaaattattaaatttaacatgggAAAATTATCCACTACATTATATTAAAGAACACGGTTGGGGTTTTCTTGTGCCTTACAATAATGATCCAGATATTGAAACAAAACTACCAATAAATCAGCTACTATCACAGTGTCCACttccaaataattttacctaCGATCCAGATACTGATTATGCCATGTCAACTCTACGAACAGACGTGCAAGATGAGCTACATAAAACTGAATTTTGGCgtgataaaaaaagacaaataaattggaataaaaaaaaaaaagaaccacATCCAGAAACATTTTATAAAGGTAGTGGTATATGGTGTAATGTTGACATTGATAATTGTGCatggttttataaattacccCATAAAGATGGACCAAAATCAAATGTTGGAAATCCATTGgcaaaagattatttaaataaattttctgaaAATGTATTGGCTGGTTTGGATTCAAGTGCAACTgaggtattaaaaatatctaaaatggTATCATATTGGCGTAATAGTAGAGACAGAATAATGTCACAATTAGTAATATGGTTAAATGGTGAAAGTTTACCAACATTGGCAAGACGTAAATCAGAAAAACATGAAACATATGGTGCAATAATACCACAAATTGTTGTTAGTGGTACATTGACAAGACGTGCAACTGAATCAACATGGATGACAGCATCAAATGCACATATTGAACGTGTTGGATCTGAGCTTAGATCAATGGTACAAGCACCACCTGGTTATAATATTGTTGGTGCTGATGTTGATAGTCAAGAACTTTGGATTGCATCATTAATTGGTGATTCATCAAGTGGTATACATGGTGCAACACCATTTGGCTGGATGACACTTATTGGTAGTAAACCAAAAGGTACTGATATGCATAGTGTTACTGCTAATGCTGTTGGTATATCACGTGATCatgctaaaattattaattatgctAGAATTTATGGTGCTGGACAAAAATTTGCTGAAcgtttattaaaacaatttaatccaTCAATGACTGATGCAGATGCACTTGccaaatctaaaaaaatgtttgccataacaaaaggaaaaaaattatatacaattaaaaaagaatatcatGATGaggaatttattgataataaaaaaacatacagtCCTTGGGAAGCACAAAATATTGCCAAGCTATATGGTAAATCAATTGACGAAATGTTTGGCTTGGGTAAATGGACTGGTGGCTCGGAATCACAAATGTTTAATAAACTTGAAGATATTGCTTGTTGTGAAGCACCAGTAACtccatttttaaaatcacgTCTCAGTCGTGCATTGGAAGTTGATGCagataataaagataaatatttaccaaCAAAAATCAATTGGGTTGTACAAAGTGGCGCTGttgattttttacatttaatgcTGGTGTCAATGAGATGGCTAATGAAAGATAATGCAcgtttttgtttatcatttcATGATGAAATACGTTATATTGTACCATCAcgttataaatataatgcaGCACTTGCAATGCatgttacaaatttattaacacgTTCATATTGTTCAGCACGTATTGGTATTTATGATTTACCAATGTCTGTTGCATTTTTTGCATCTGTTGAAGTTGATACTGTGCTGAGAAAAGATGCTGGTGTTGATTGTAAAACACCGTCAAATCCTCATGGTCTTGAAAATGGATATGGTGTACCACCTGGTGAAActgttgatatattaaaagcTATTGAAAAATCTGGTGGTTCACTTGGTCCTGCAcattctaaaattattaaaaataaaaagtcaagTAAATCTACTGATGATAatgaacaaatataa
- the LOC122858622 gene encoding probable RNA-binding protein EIF1AD — MSSATKRKHVTKESQEECLTVPEESQSIVQVIESKGNNLHEVMESSGAQYLVSMPGKFRRNIWVKRGNYVIVEPIPEGDKVKAEIVKILTKDHIKFFRANNCWPNKFDNDLITSESKDPIKHDESNSQSEDDNDDDLFVNTNRQQPHQNTDLQFDESSDSSDSD, encoded by the exons atgtcgAGTGCAACAAAACGTAAGCATGTTACAAAAGAATCACAGGAAGAGTGTCTCACTGTACCTGAAGAGTCACAATCAATAGTACAAGTAATTGAATCAAAAGGCAATAATCTTCATGAAGTTATGGAAAGTTCTGGTGCCCAATATTTAGTATCAATGCCAGGAAAGTTTAGACGTAATATATGGGTCAAAAGAGGAAATTATGTTATTGTTGAGCCAATACCAGAGGGAGACAAAGTCAAAGCAGAAATTGTTAAAATCCTCACAAag gatcatattaaattttttcgagCGAATAATTGTTGgccaaataaatttgataatgatttaataacaTCAGAAAGTAAAGATCCAATTAAACATGATGAAAGTAATTCACAAAGtgaagatgataatgatgatgatcttTTTGTAAATACAAACAGGCAACAGCCACATCAAAACACCGATTTGCAATTTGATGAAAGTTCAGACTCGAGTGATTCAGATTaa